Proteins encoded within one genomic window of Xylophilus sp. GOD-11R:
- a CDS encoding gamma-glutamyltransferase family protein — translation MNSFNEAFPYSHPRMPVMARNTVSASQPLAAQAGLRMLLAGGNAVDAALASAITLTVVEPTMNGIGGDLFALVWHEGELLGLNSTGHAPAAWTAEHFAGRSDMPKVGWDTVTVPGQVAGWRALSERLGRLPFARLFEPAIDYAERGFQVTPQISRQWAQQLPVLKDQPGYAAAFAPEGRAPRMGETWRFADQARSLRLIAESKGDAFYTGALAQAIVAHARQTGGALTLDDLAAHRPEWVEPISRRYRDHVLHEIPPSGQGIAALIALGLLEHHDIGALDSAQAYHLQIEAMKLAFADLNAHVGDPRHMASPAEALLDDAYLAERSRLIVPGRASAPVAGTPRTGGTVYLAAADASGTMVSFIQSNYRGFGSGVVVPGTGISLHNRGEGFNLKPGHANCVAPGKKPLHSIIPGFITRDAQPVMAFGVMGGSMQAQGHVQMTSRLADFGQNPQAMCDAPRWRVEGTQVSLESHADPALAEALRAMGHAVEVAGRDSLDFGSAQLIQTTPQGYVAASDPRRDGQAVGF, via the coding sequence ATGAATTCCTTCAACGAAGCATTTCCCTACAGCCACCCCCGCATGCCGGTGATGGCCCGCAACACCGTGTCTGCCAGCCAGCCCCTGGCCGCGCAGGCCGGCCTGCGCATGCTGCTGGCCGGCGGCAACGCGGTGGACGCCGCCCTGGCCTCCGCCATCACCCTGACCGTGGTCGAGCCGACCATGAACGGCATCGGCGGCGATCTGTTCGCGCTGGTCTGGCACGAGGGCGAACTGCTCGGTCTCAACTCCACCGGCCATGCGCCGGCCGCCTGGACAGCCGAGCATTTCGCCGGCCGCAGCGACATGCCCAAGGTTGGCTGGGACACCGTCACCGTGCCCGGCCAGGTCGCCGGCTGGCGTGCCCTGTCCGAGCGACTCGGCCGCCTGCCGTTCGCCCGGCTCTTCGAGCCGGCCATCGACTACGCCGAGCGCGGCTTCCAGGTCACGCCGCAGATTTCGCGCCAGTGGGCCCAGCAGTTGCCGGTGCTCAAAGATCAGCCCGGTTACGCCGCCGCCTTCGCGCCCGAGGGCCGCGCACCGCGCATGGGCGAGACCTGGCGCTTCGCCGACCAGGCCCGTTCGCTGCGCCTGATCGCCGAAAGCAAAGGCGACGCCTTCTACACCGGCGCGCTCGCCCAAGCCATCGTCGCCCATGCCCGCCAGACCGGCGGCGCGCTCACCCTGGACGACCTCGCGGCCCACCGCCCCGAGTGGGTCGAACCCATCAGCCGTCGCTACCGCGACCACGTGCTGCACGAAATTCCGCCCAGCGGCCAGGGCATCGCCGCGCTCATCGCCCTGGGCCTGCTGGAACACCACGACATCGGCGCGCTCGACAGCGCCCAGGCCTACCACCTGCAGATCGAGGCGATGAAGCTGGCCTTCGCCGACCTGAACGCCCACGTCGGCGACCCGCGCCACATGGCCTCGCCCGCCGAAGCCCTGCTGGACGACGCCTATCTGGCCGAGCGCTCGCGGCTCATCGTGCCCGGCCGCGCCAGCGCCCCGGTGGCCGGCACGCCGCGCACCGGCGGCACGGTCTACCTGGCGGCGGCCGACGCGTCGGGAACGATGGTGTCCTTCATCCAGTCCAACTACCGCGGCTTCGGCTCCGGCGTGGTGGTGCCGGGCACCGGCATCTCGCTGCACAACCGGGGCGAAGGCTTCAACCTGAAGCCTGGCCACGCCAACTGCGTGGCGCCGGGCAAGAAGCCGCTGCACAGCATCATTCCGGGCTTCATCACCCGCGACGCCCAGCCGGTCATGGCCTTCGGCGTGATGGGCGGCTCGATGCAGGCCCAGGGCCATGTGCAGATGACCTCGCGCCTGGCCGACTTCGGCCAGAACCCGCAGGCCATGTGCGATGCACCGCGCTGGCGGGTGGAGGGCACGCAGGTGTCGCTGGAAAGCCATGCCGACCCTGCACTCGCCGAGGCGCTGCGCGCCATGGGCCACGCCGTGGAGGTCGCCGGCCGCGACAGCCTGGACTTCGGTTCGGCGCAGCTCATCCAGACCACGCCCCAAGGCTATGTCGCGGCCTCCGACCCGCGCCGGGACGGCCAGGCCGTCGGCTTCTGA
- a CDS encoding class II aldolase/adducin family protein: MTNPYVFPDVKARASAEEWRQRVDLAACYRLMAHFRWTDLIHTHVSAKVPGRDDEFFINPYGLMFDEITASSLVRIDGDGRVLEDPTGIGVNPAGFVIHSCIHRANHALACVMHTHTAAGIGVSAQKRGLLKLSQHSMRFFGALAYHDYEGVALELDEQPRLVRDLGPHRAMILRNHGLLTAGETVREAFDLMHYLERACQAQVAAQAGGAELIECDDSLAAKVAEQFRGPDPGAEHDWPALLRMLDRIDPSFRH, translated from the coding sequence ATGACCAATCCCTACGTTTTTCCCGACGTGAAAGCCCGCGCCAGCGCCGAAGAATGGCGCCAGCGCGTCGACCTCGCCGCCTGCTACCGGCTCATGGCGCATTTCCGCTGGACCGACCTGATCCACACCCACGTCTCGGCCAAGGTGCCGGGCCGCGACGACGAGTTCTTCATCAATCCTTACGGCCTGATGTTCGACGAGATCACCGCCTCCAGCCTGGTGCGCATCGATGGCGACGGCCGCGTGCTCGAAGACCCGACCGGCATCGGCGTGAACCCGGCGGGCTTCGTCATCCACAGCTGCATCCACCGCGCCAACCATGCGCTGGCCTGCGTCATGCACACCCACACCGCCGCCGGCATCGGCGTGTCGGCCCAGAAACGCGGACTGCTCAAGCTCTCGCAGCACTCCATGCGCTTCTTCGGCGCCCTGGCCTATCACGACTACGAAGGCGTGGCGCTGGAACTCGACGAACAGCCACGCCTGGTGCGCGACCTGGGACCGCACCGCGCCATGATCCTGCGCAACCACGGCCTGCTGACCGCCGGCGAAACCGTGCGCGAAGCCTTCGACCTGATGCACTACCTCGAGCGCGCCTGCCAGGCCCAGGTGGCCGCACAGGCCGGCGGCGCCGAGCTGATCGAGTGCGACGACAGCCTGGCGGCCAAGGTGGCCGAGCAGTTCCGCGGACCGGACCCTGGCGCCGAACACGACTGGCCAGCCCTGTTGCGCATGCTCGACCGCATCGATCCGTCGTTCCGCCACTGA
- the mqo gene encoding malate dehydrogenase (quinone): MLKRRKLPALLVLAAALATVPLTAIHAQETKKVDVLLIGGGIMSSTLGIWLNELEPGWTMEMVERLDKVAEESSNGWNNAGTGHSALAELNYTPEDEKTGKVDISKAIEINEAFQISRQFWSWQVKNGVLKNPRSFINSTPHMSFLWGDENIAFLKKRYDALQQSPLFQGMQYSEDPAQIAKWVPLMMEGRDPKQKIAATWSPIGTDVNFGEITRQFVGNLQTKSNFSLKLSSEVQDIKRNADGSWRVSYKNLKSGAKTETDAKFVFIGAGGGALHLLQKSGIPEAKEYAAFPVGGSFLVTENPTVAQMHLAKAYGKASVGAPPMSVPHLDTRVLDGKRVILFGPFATFSTKFLKEGSYLDLLTSTNVHNVWPMTRVGVEQYPLIEYLAGQLMLSDDDRFKALQEYFPNAKKEDWRLWQAGQRVQIIKRDEKKGGVLKLGTEIVASQDRSIAGLLGASPGASTAAPIMLGVLEKVFKDKVATPEWQAKIRQIVPSYGTKLNASAARTYEEWSYTAQTLQLTPPPVIDTAAPSPGAAAARGEQPAATRTPKAANDMAL, encoded by the coding sequence ATGTTGAAGAGAAGAAAGCTCCCGGCTCTGCTGGTGCTGGCCGCCGCCCTGGCGACCGTGCCCCTGACCGCCATACATGCGCAGGAAACCAAAAAGGTCGACGTGCTGCTGATCGGCGGCGGCATCATGAGCTCCACCCTGGGCATCTGGCTCAACGAACTCGAACCCGGCTGGACCATGGAAATGGTCGAGCGCCTCGACAAGGTCGCCGAGGAAAGCTCCAACGGCTGGAACAACGCCGGCACCGGCCACTCGGCGCTCGCCGAACTCAACTACACCCCCGAAGACGAGAAGACCGGCAAGGTCGACATCTCCAAGGCCATCGAGATCAACGAGGCTTTCCAGATCTCGCGCCAGTTCTGGTCGTGGCAGGTGAAAAACGGCGTGCTGAAGAACCCGCGTTCCTTCATCAACTCCACGCCGCACATGAGCTTTCTCTGGGGTGACGAGAACATCGCCTTCCTCAAGAAGCGCTACGACGCGCTGCAGCAGAGCCCGCTGTTCCAGGGCATGCAGTATTCGGAAGACCCGGCGCAGATCGCCAAGTGGGTGCCGCTGATGATGGAAGGCCGTGATCCCAAGCAGAAGATCGCCGCCACCTGGAGCCCCATCGGCACCGACGTGAACTTCGGCGAGATCACCCGCCAGTTCGTCGGCAACCTGCAGACCAAGTCCAACTTCTCGCTCAAGCTCTCCAGCGAAGTGCAGGACATCAAGCGCAACGCCGACGGCAGCTGGCGCGTTTCGTACAAGAACCTCAAGAGCGGCGCCAAGACCGAGACCGACGCCAAGTTCGTCTTCATCGGCGCCGGCGGCGGTGCGCTGCACCTGCTGCAGAAGTCCGGCATTCCGGAAGCCAAGGAATACGCGGCCTTCCCGGTCGGCGGCTCCTTCCTGGTCACCGAGAACCCCACCGTCGCGCAGATGCACCTGGCCAAGGCCTACGGCAAGGCCTCGGTCGGCGCGCCGCCGATGTCGGTGCCCCACCTCGACACCCGCGTGCTCGACGGCAAGCGCGTGATCCTGTTCGGGCCCTTTGCCACCTTCTCGACCAAGTTCCTCAAGGAAGGCTCCTACCTCGACCTGCTGACCAGCACCAACGTCCACAACGTGTGGCCGATGACGCGCGTGGGCGTGGAGCAGTACCCGTTGATCGAATACCTCGCCGGCCAGCTGATGCTCTCGGACGACGATCGTTTCAAGGCGCTGCAGGAGTACTTCCCCAACGCCAAGAAGGAAGACTGGCGCCTGTGGCAGGCCGGCCAGCGCGTGCAGATCATCAAGCGCGACGAGAAGAAGGGCGGCGTGCTCAAGCTCGGCACCGAGATCGTCGCGTCCCAGGACCGCAGCATCGCCGGCCTGCTGGGTGCGTCGCCCGGCGCCTCCACCGCCGCGCCGATCATGCTGGGCGTGCTGGAGAAGGTCTTCAAGGACAAGGTCGCCACGCCCGAGTGGCAGGCCAAGATCCGCCAGATCGTGCCGAGCTACGGCACCAAGCTCAACGCCAGCGCCGCGCGCACCTACGAAGAGTGGTCGTACACCGCCCAGACGCTGCAGCTGACCCCGCCACCGGTGATCGACACCGCCGCGCCTTCGCCCGGCGCCGCCGCCGCGCGTGGCGAACAGCCCGCCGCGACCCGCACGCCCAAGGCCGCCAACGACATGGCGCTCTGA
- a CDS encoding LysR substrate-binding domain-containing protein, with product MISSRLLRQFVAVAEELHYGRAAARLHMAQPPLSQGIKRLEEIVGVQLLERSRHSVRLTNAGAVFLAEARNLLAQEERALEATRRAAQGIAGRVCIGFVGSVSYELLPRILQDFRARYPAIDVDLREQISKEQVASLVAGKVDVGILRLPVSDAGGLQMRVIHRERFVAVLPRGHRLAKARSVRLADLADESFMTFPADRIPSLYGKFLMACNEAGFSPRTVLEAWQMPSMACLVASGVGVVLLPAQAGSLPHPGVVYKTIADSSAHLELEIAVGWRSENPSTAMKLLLSVLPDAGGVG from the coding sequence ATGATCTCCAGCCGCCTGCTCCGCCAGTTCGTCGCCGTCGCCGAGGAACTCCATTACGGCCGCGCCGCCGCCCGCCTGCACATGGCCCAGCCGCCGCTGAGCCAGGGCATCAAGCGGCTTGAAGAAATCGTCGGTGTGCAGCTGCTCGAGCGCTCACGCCATTCGGTGCGGCTGACCAACGCCGGCGCGGTGTTTCTCGCCGAGGCGCGCAATCTGCTGGCGCAGGAGGAGCGCGCGCTGGAGGCCACGCGGCGGGCGGCGCAGGGCATCGCCGGGCGGGTGTGCATCGGCTTCGTGGGCTCGGTGAGCTATGAGCTGCTGCCGCGCATCCTGCAGGACTTCCGCGCGCGCTATCCGGCGATCGACGTCGACCTGCGCGAGCAGATATCGAAGGAGCAGGTGGCGAGCCTGGTGGCCGGCAAGGTCGACGTGGGCATCCTGCGGCTGCCGGTGAGCGATGCCGGCGGGCTGCAGATGCGGGTGATTCACCGGGAGCGCTTCGTGGCGGTGCTGCCGCGCGGTCACCGGCTGGCCAAGGCGCGATCGGTGCGGTTGGCCGACCTGGCGGACGAGTCGTTCATGACGTTTCCCGCCGACCGCATTCCCAGCCTGTACGGCAAGTTTCTGATGGCCTGCAACGAGGCAGGGTTCAGTCCGCGCACGGTGCTGGAGGCCTGGCAGATGCCGAGCATGGCCTGCCTGGTGGCGTCGGGGGTGGGGGTGGTGCTGCTGCCGGCGCAGGCCGGCAGCCTTCCGCATCCGGGGGTGGTCTACAAGACCATCGCCGATTCCAGCGCCCACCTGGAGCTGGAGATCGCGGTAGGCTGGCGCTCCGAGAATCCCTCCACCGCCATGAAATTGCTGCTGTCGGTGTTGCCGGACGCCGGTGGCGTCGGCTGA
- a CDS encoding cupin domain-containing protein, with amino-acid sequence MTSPTTPLGEARYFVREADIAGYHPANHVGTLNKRLIGPETVGARQLEVLVGHIQKGKGALPHAHPGIEQVCYLLEGRAVAEVCGQRQEMHPGDSCFFPAGEMHTFTVVSDEPVRVLVIYSPPYEERADRVIRPADAAAGH; translated from the coding sequence ATGACCAGCCCCACCACGCCCCTCGGCGAGGCACGCTATTTCGTGCGCGAAGCCGATATCGCCGGCTACCACCCCGCCAACCACGTCGGCACGCTCAACAAGCGGCTGATCGGCCCCGAGACCGTGGGCGCGCGCCAGCTCGAAGTGCTGGTCGGCCACATCCAGAAGGGCAAGGGCGCCCTGCCCCACGCGCACCCCGGCATCGAGCAGGTCTGCTACCTGCTCGAAGGTCGCGCCGTTGCCGAAGTCTGCGGCCAGCGCCAGGAAATGCATCCGGGCGACAGCTGCTTCTTTCCCGCGGGCGAGATGCACACCTTCACCGTCGTGAGCGACGAGCCGGTGCGGGTGCTGGTGATCTACAGCCCGCCGTACGAAGAGCGCGCCGACCGGGTCATACGCCCGGCGGACGCGGCCGCCGGCCACTGA
- a CDS encoding tripartite tricarboxylate transporter substrate binding protein: MPIESSAPITRRRVVALAAGLAAAAASPWALAQGPADGYPKQPIRIVVPFAAGSGTDAVARLIAQALGEALKGTTLVDNRAGANGIIAAEAVAKAAPDGYTLFVTTNTTHSANPSLMKSLPYDPVKDFTPVSRMGNLPFMLVVNPSLPVKNVAELIAWGRANPGKLTYASGNSTGIVSGATFARMARIDMLHVPYKSTPPAIADVIGGQVSMMFVDTAAGLATVEAGKMRALAVTTKERTKLFPELPPLADTPELKGFDITSWNGVYAPAGTPKPIVAKLNQALAGIANSASFRERSAKLGFDAFGSTPEEFAAFTVSELAKWKQLIQAAAIQPE, from the coding sequence ATGCCCATCGAATCCAGCGCACCCATCACCCGCCGCCGCGTCGTCGCACTGGCCGCCGGCCTCGCCGCCGCAGCCGCCTCTCCATGGGCCCTGGCCCAGGGCCCGGCCGACGGCTATCCGAAGCAGCCGATCCGCATCGTCGTGCCCTTCGCCGCCGGCAGCGGCACCGACGCCGTCGCCCGGCTCATCGCCCAGGCGCTGGGCGAGGCGCTCAAGGGCACGACCCTGGTCGACAACCGCGCCGGCGCCAACGGCATCATCGCGGCCGAGGCCGTGGCCAAGGCGGCACCGGACGGCTACACGCTGTTCGTTACCACCAACACCACCCACTCGGCCAACCCGAGCCTGATGAAGAGCCTGCCCTACGACCCGGTGAAGGACTTCACGCCGGTCAGCCGCATGGGCAACCTGCCCTTCATGCTGGTGGTCAACCCATCGCTGCCGGTGAAGAACGTGGCCGAACTCATCGCCTGGGGCCGGGCCAACCCCGGCAAACTGACCTATGCCAGCGGCAACAGCACCGGCATCGTCTCCGGCGCCACCTTCGCCCGCATGGCCAGGATCGACATGCTGCACGTGCCCTACAAGAGCACGCCGCCGGCCATCGCCGATGTGATCGGCGGCCAGGTCAGCATGATGTTCGTCGACACCGCCGCCGGCCTGGCCACGGTCGAGGCCGGCAAGATGCGCGCGCTCGCGGTCACCACCAAGGAACGCACCAAGCTCTTTCCCGAACTGCCGCCGCTGGCCGACACGCCGGAGCTCAAGGGCTTCGACATCACCTCCTGGAACGGCGTCTACGCGCCCGCCGGCACGCCCAAGCCCATCGTCGCCAAGCTCAACCAGGCGCTGGCCGGCATCGCCAACAGCGCCTCCTTCCGCGAACGCTCGGCCAAGCTGGGCTTCGACGCCTTCGGCAGCACGCCGGAGGAATTCGCCGCCTTCACCGTGAGCGAGCTGGCCAAGTGGAAGCAACTGATCCAGGCCGCCGCGATCCAGCCCGAATGA
- a CDS encoding CoA transferase translates to MTRPTTSAGGPLQGLRILDLTAVVMGPYATQTLGDLGADVIKVEPPAGDNLRAVGPMRNPGMGALSLHLNRNKRSVVLDLKRPEGRDACLKLAETCDALIYNTRPKAMARLGLDYAAVSARNPRIVYLGCIGFGEDGPYAGKPAYDDLIQGAVALPTLYAAQSGGDPRYAPVTLADRAVGLQSAIALLAAVLHAQRTGCGQAVEVPMFEALAQFVMGDHLGGQSFEPPAGPMGYARLLAPHRKPYRTADGHLSVLIYNDKHWQAFFDVIGRPDLKTSPMFSNHTARAAHIGEVYAFVAEVMATRSSEDWYAALQAADVPVGRLHTVESLKDDPHLRAVGFFPEMEHPSEGTIRTTAPVGHYGATPPAIRRHAPRLGEHSAEVLREAGYSQDEVQALIDGRITAQANAPLTSEVPAA, encoded by the coding sequence ATGACCCGCCCCACCACCTCCGCCGGCGGCCCGCTCCAGGGCCTGCGCATCCTCGACCTCACCGCCGTGGTGATGGGCCCCTACGCCACCCAGACGCTGGGCGACCTGGGCGCCGACGTGATCAAGGTGGAGCCGCCGGCCGGCGACAACCTGCGCGCCGTCGGCCCCATGCGCAACCCCGGCATGGGCGCGCTGTCGCTGCACCTCAACCGCAACAAGCGCTCGGTGGTGCTCGACCTCAAGCGTCCCGAAGGCCGCGACGCCTGCCTGAAGCTGGCCGAGACCTGCGACGCGCTCATCTACAACACCCGGCCCAAGGCCATGGCCCGGCTCGGGCTCGACTACGCGGCCGTGTCCGCGCGCAACCCGCGCATCGTCTACCTCGGCTGCATCGGTTTCGGCGAGGACGGCCCCTACGCCGGCAAGCCGGCCTACGACGACCTGATCCAGGGCGCCGTCGCGCTGCCCACGCTCTATGCCGCGCAAAGCGGTGGCGACCCGCGCTACGCCCCGGTCACGCTGGCCGACCGCGCGGTCGGCCTGCAGTCGGCCATCGCCCTGCTGGCGGCCGTGCTGCACGCCCAGCGCACCGGCTGCGGCCAGGCGGTGGAAGTGCCGATGTTCGAGGCGCTGGCGCAGTTCGTCATGGGCGACCACCTCGGCGGCCAGAGCTTCGAGCCGCCCGCAGGCCCCATGGGCTACGCCCGCCTGCTGGCGCCGCACCGCAAGCCCTACCGCACGGCCGACGGGCACCTCAGCGTGCTCATCTACAACGACAAACACTGGCAGGCCTTCTTCGACGTGATCGGCCGGCCGGACCTGAAGACATCGCCCATGTTCAGCAACCACACCGCGCGCGCCGCGCACATCGGCGAGGTCTACGCCTTCGTCGCCGAAGTGATGGCGACGCGCAGCTCCGAGGACTGGTACGCCGCGCTGCAGGCCGCCGACGTGCCGGTCGGCCGGCTGCACACCGTCGAGTCGCTCAAGGACGATCCGCACCTGCGCGCCGTCGGCTTCTTCCCCGAGATGGAACACCCCTCCGAAGGCACGATCCGCACCACCGCGCCGGTCGGCCACTACGGCGCCACGCCGCCGGCCATCCGCCGCCACGCACCGCGCCTGGGCGAGCACAGCGCCGAGGTGCTGCGCGAGGCCGGCTATTCGCAGGACGAGGTACAGGCCCTGATCGACGGGCGGATCACCGCCCAGGCCAACGCACCGCTCACCAGCGAGGTGCCCGCCGCATGA
- a CDS encoding acyl-CoA dehydrogenase family protein encodes MNFDLTEDQRSLLTAIERLCDDFPLDYWREHDESAVFPHEFHRAVADAGWLGIAMPEAQGGAGLGITEAALMMRAISASGAGMTGASAVHMNIFGLNPVVVFGTEEQRQRFLPPLIAGTEKACFAVTEPDAGLDTTRLKTQATRQADGSYVLSGRKIWISTAQVADRMLILTRTTPLAEVKKPTQGLTLFYTALDRRFVEVREIHKLGRAAVDSNMLFIDGLVVPEADRIGEEGRGFEYILHGLNPERILIAAEAIGIGRAALRLAATYAQERVVFGRPIGQNQGVAHPLARAWMNLEAADLMVSKAATLYDAGQPCGAEANSAKYLAAEAAHDACQNAVLTLGGMGYAREYHVERLLRESYIPRIAPVSPQMILNFIAEKALGLPKSY; translated from the coding sequence ATGAACTTCGACCTCACCGAAGACCAGCGCTCGCTGCTGACGGCCATCGAACGTCTCTGCGACGACTTCCCGCTCGACTACTGGCGCGAGCACGACGAGAGCGCCGTATTCCCGCACGAATTCCACCGCGCCGTGGCCGACGCCGGTTGGCTCGGCATCGCCATGCCCGAAGCCCAGGGCGGCGCCGGCCTGGGCATCACCGAGGCGGCGCTGATGATGCGGGCCATCAGCGCCTCGGGCGCCGGCATGACCGGTGCGTCGGCGGTGCACATGAACATCTTCGGGCTCAACCCGGTGGTGGTCTTCGGCACGGAGGAACAGCGCCAGCGCTTCCTGCCGCCGCTGATCGCCGGAACCGAGAAAGCCTGCTTCGCGGTCACCGAACCCGACGCCGGCCTCGACACCACGCGCCTGAAGACGCAGGCCACGCGCCAGGCCGACGGCAGCTATGTGCTGTCAGGACGCAAGATCTGGATCTCCACCGCGCAGGTCGCCGACCGCATGCTGATCCTCACCCGCACCACGCCGCTGGCCGAGGTGAAAAAGCCCACGCAGGGCCTCACGCTGTTCTACACCGCGCTCGACCGCCGCTTCGTCGAGGTGCGCGAGATCCACAAGCTCGGCCGCGCCGCGGTCGACTCCAACATGCTGTTCATCGACGGCCTGGTGGTGCCCGAGGCCGACCGCATCGGCGAGGAAGGCCGGGGCTTCGAATACATCCTGCACGGGCTCAACCCCGAACGCATCCTGATCGCCGCCGAGGCCATCGGCATCGGCCGCGCCGCGCTGCGGCTGGCCGCCACCTATGCGCAGGAGCGTGTCGTCTTCGGCCGCCCCATCGGCCAGAACCAGGGCGTGGCGCATCCGCTGGCGCGTGCCTGGATGAACCTCGAGGCCGCCGACCTGATGGTGTCCAAGGCCGCCACGCTCTACGACGCCGGCCAGCCCTGCGGCGCCGAGGCCAACTCGGCCAAGTACCTGGCCGCCGAAGCCGCCCACGATGCCTGCCAGAACGCGGTGCTGACGCTCGGCGGCATGGGCTATGCGCGGGAATATCACGTGGAGCGCCTGCTGCGCGAGAGCTACATTCCGCGCATCGCGCCGGTCAGCCCGCAGATGATCCTGAACTTCATCGCCGAGAAGGCGCTCGGCCTGCCCAAGTCCTACTGA
- a CDS encoding enoyl-CoA hydratase/isomerase family protein: MPTPSPIRIHIDGVRATVTLDRPAVRNAFNDETIAALTAAFRDLGANERLRCIVLAANGPAFCAGADLNWMQRMAGYSFDENVADAQALADMLRTLYECPVPTIARIQGDVFAGGVGLVAACDMAVAVDSARFCLSEVLIGLIPATIGPYVLRALGARTSHRYFLTGERFGAAEAHRAGLVHEAVPAEALDATVDTLANALANAGPQAVRAAKAFVRDVAGRPVDDALARQTAHEIARLRTSDEGRAGLAAFLSKSTPAWRAEATTGAAA, translated from the coding sequence ATGCCGACACCCTCCCCGATCCGCATCCACATCGACGGCGTGCGCGCCACCGTCACCCTCGACCGCCCCGCCGTACGCAACGCCTTCAACGACGAGACCATCGCCGCGCTCACCGCCGCGTTCCGCGACCTGGGCGCCAACGAGCGCCTGCGCTGCATCGTGCTGGCGGCCAACGGCCCGGCCTTCTGCGCCGGCGCCGACCTGAACTGGATGCAGCGCATGGCCGGCTATTCGTTCGACGAGAACGTCGCCGACGCCCAGGCCCTGGCCGACATGCTGCGCACCCTCTACGAATGCCCGGTGCCGACCATCGCCCGCATCCAGGGCGACGTGTTCGCCGGCGGCGTCGGCCTGGTCGCCGCCTGCGACATGGCGGTGGCGGTGGATTCGGCCCGCTTCTGCCTGAGCGAAGTGCTGATCGGCCTGATCCCCGCCACCATCGGCCCCTACGTGCTGCGCGCGCTCGGCGCGCGGACCTCGCACCGTTACTTCCTCACCGGCGAGCGCTTCGGCGCCGCCGAGGCGCACCGTGCCGGACTGGTCCACGAGGCCGTGCCGGCCGAGGCGCTCGACGCCACCGTCGACACCCTGGCCAACGCGCTGGCCAACGCCGGCCCGCAGGCGGTGCGCGCTGCCAAGGCCTTCGTGCGCGATGTGGCCGGCCGGCCGGTCGACGACGCCCTGGCGCGCCAGACCGCTCACGAGATCGCCCGCCTGCGCACCAGCGACGAAGGCCGCGCCGGGCTCGCCGCATTCCTCTCCAAATCGACGCCCGCCTGGCGCGCCGAGGCCACGACCGGAGCCGCCGCATGA
- a CDS encoding hydroxymethylglutaryl-CoA lyase: MSLPTRVKLVDVSPRDGLQNEKTPVPAEVKIGLVHRLQEAGLRDIEVTSFVSPKWVPQMADNAEVMHGIRRAPGVRYSVLTPNLKGYEAAVAAPREEWPDEIVVFGSASEAFSQKNINCSIAESIERFAPVVAAAREAGIHVRGAMSCTVGCPYEGDIAPEAVGRLARLMKDIGVQHVGVADTIGVGTPDKVRAAMEATLAHYAIDDVSGHFHDTYGRALDNTRASLEMGVWQYDTSAAGIGGCPYARGATGNVSTESVVAMLHGLGIATGIDEGKLAEAGRFILAALGRAPAAVAH; the protein is encoded by the coding sequence ATGAGCCTGCCCACCCGCGTCAAACTGGTCGACGTGTCGCCGCGCGACGGCCTGCAGAACGAGAAGACTCCGGTGCCGGCCGAGGTCAAGATCGGCCTGGTGCACCGGCTGCAGGAAGCCGGTCTGCGCGACATCGAAGTCACCAGCTTCGTCAGCCCCAAATGGGTGCCGCAGATGGCCGACAACGCCGAGGTGATGCACGGCATACGGCGCGCGCCCGGCGTGCGCTATTCGGTGCTCACGCCCAACCTGAAGGGCTACGAGGCCGCCGTCGCCGCGCCGCGCGAGGAGTGGCCCGACGAGATCGTCGTCTTCGGCTCGGCCAGCGAGGCCTTCAGCCAGAAGAACATCAACTGCTCCATCGCCGAGAGCATCGAGCGTTTCGCGCCGGTGGTGGCCGCCGCGCGCGAGGCCGGCATCCACGTGCGCGGCGCCATGTCGTGCACGGTCGGCTGTCCGTACGAAGGCGACATCGCGCCCGAAGCCGTCGGCCGTCTCGCGCGGCTGATGAAGGACATCGGCGTGCAGCACGTGGGCGTGGCCGACACCATCGGCGTCGGCACGCCCGACAAGGTGCGCGCCGCGATGGAAGCCACGCTGGCGCACTACGCCATCGACGATGTCTCCGGCCATTTCCACGACACCTACGGCCGCGCGCTGGACAACACCCGCGCCAGCCTGGAGATGGGCGTGTGGCAGTACGACACCTCGGCAGCCGGCATCGGCGGCTGCCCCTACGCCCGGGGCGCCACCGGCAACGTGTCGACCGAATCGGTGGTGGCGATGCTGCACGGCCTGGGCATCGCGACCGGCATCGACGAGGGCAAGCTCGCCGAGGCCGGCCGATTCATCCTGGCCGCGCTGGGCCGCGCGCCCGCGGCCGTCGCGCACTGA